One window from the genome of Toxotes jaculatrix isolate fToxJac2 chromosome 17, fToxJac2.pri, whole genome shotgun sequence encodes:
- the LOC121197649 gene encoding transmembrane protein 87A-like, with translation MKMPDAHRSCLLLFALVFRLGTAAEVSVWNVINSTQDTVFRKTLYANTTIFMKFQGDTSSCDKNLAFNISWYLRSSVCYNEVFNTPDSKAKNMFGMDHMLKDGWSGYYSQGYMYFDNCSSLFLPRVYYTDFNPYQPLTSPKSDPSNQSLIWPDKPDISAVAKAWEDSPYLFIVKVQPLLRGVEDEDTGAEQLNFAFTMKVEMKGPHDYSSPADWPHMMFFMVMCIVYVLFGALWLFWCACYWRDLLRIQFWIGAVIILGMLEKAVFYSEYQSIRYKGDYVQGAVIFAELLSALKRSLARILVLIVSLGYGIVRPRLGTTVHRLVAVGLLYLLFSSVEGVLRVTGGFYGTVALVANLSLSLIDSCVMWWIFISLSQTIRLLKLRRNVVKLSLYQHFTNTLIFSVVASIIFIIWTTKVFKLVDCQTGWRDLWVDDAFWRLLFSTILLVIMVLLRPSANSQRFSHSPLIDEDDEEEDAKEPMLNEAFEGMKMRGSKPDTNGSQKLLSKEDEDLKWVEENIPTTVADVALPVMLDEEEEILKTKMERSKME, from the exons ATGAAGATGCCAGATGCACATCGGTCATGTTTGCTGCTTTTTGCCTTAGTTTTCCGCCTCGGGACAGCGGCAGAGGTCTCCGTGTGGAACGTGATCAACTCG aCACAAGATACTGTGTTTCGGAAGACGCTGTACGCCAACACCACCATCTTCATGAAGT tccaGGGTGACACATCGTCATGTGATAAAAACCTGGCGTTCAACATCAGTTGGTACCTGCGCTCATCTGTTTGCTACAATGAGGTCTTTAACACACCA gaCAGCAAAGCGAAGAACATGTTTGGTATGGACCACATGCTGAAAGATGGCTGGAGTGGCTACTACAGTCAGGGATACATGTACTTTGACAActgctcctccctcttcttACCAAGG GTGTATTATACTGATTTCAACCCGTATCAGCCTCTCACTAGCCCAAAG AGTGACCCATCAAATCAGAGCCTCATTTGGCCTGACAAGCCA gacaTCAGTGCAGTGGCCAAAGCTTGGGAGGACAGTCCCTATCTGTTCATAGTAAAAGTGCAGCCTTTGCTTCGTGGAGTTGAAGATGAAGACACTGGGGCAGAGCAGCTCAACTTTGCTTTCACAA TGAAAGTTGAGATGAAGGGACCACATGACTACTCTTCTCCAGCAGACTGGCCTCACATGATG TTCTTCATGGTGATGTGCATTGTGTATGTGCTGTTCGGGGCTCTCTGGCTCTTCTGGTGCGCCTGCTATTGGAGGGACCTGCTGCGGATTCAGTTCTGGATCGGCGCTGTCATCATCCTCGGCATGCTAGAGAAAGCTGTATTTTACTCAGAGTACCAGAGCATCCGTTACAAAGGAGACTACG TTCAGGGGGCTGTGATTTTTGCTGAGCTGCTCTCTGCACTCAAAAGATCTTTAGCCCGAATCCTGGTCCTCATTGTCAGTCTTGGCTATGGCATAGTCAG GCCCAGGTTGGGTACCACAGTGCACCGGCTGGTAGCTGTTGGGCTTCTCTACctgcttttctcctctgtggagGGTGTGCTGAGAGTGACGGGT GGTTTCTATGGTACCGTCGCCCTGGTGGCTAATCTCAGCCTCTCCCTCATCGACTCCTGTGTCATGTGGTGG ATTTTCATCAGTCTGTCTCAAACCATTCGTCTGTTGAAGCTCCGCAGAAATGTGGTGAAGCTGTCTTTGTATCAGCACTTCACCAacactctcatcttttctgttgttg CTTCAATAATATTCATCATCTGGACCACCAAAGTCTTCAAGCTGGTGGACTGCCAGACg GGTTGGAGGGACTTGTGGGTAGACGATGCCTTCTGGCGTCTCCTGTTCTCCACCATTCTGCTGGTCATCATGGTGCTGCTGCGGCCGTCGGCTAACAGCCAGAG ATTCTCCCATTCCCCTCTGATTGacgaagatgatgaagaggaggacgCCAAGGAGCCCATGCTGAATGAAGCTTTTG agggaATGAAGATGAGAGGTTCCAAACCTGACACTAATGGCTCCCAGAAGCTGTTGAGTAAAGAG GATGAAGACCTAAAATGGGTTGAGGAGAACATTCCTACAACTGTTGCTGATGT AGCTCTGCCTGTAATGCTAGATGAAGAAGAG GAGATCCTGAAAACCAAGATGGAGAGATCCAAAATGGAGTAG
- the vps39 gene encoding vam6/Vps39-like protein isoform X1 has product MHDAYEPVPILEKLPLQIDCLAAWEDWLLVGTKPGHLLLYRIKKDAGTNRFEVTLEKSNKNFSKKIQQLYVVSQYKILVSLLENNIHVHDLLTFQQITVVSKAKGATLFACDLQQTVSGEERLRMCVAVKKKLQLYYWKDREFHELQGDFAAPDIPKSMAWCENSICVGFKRDYYLIRMDGRGSIKELFPTGKQLEPLVAPLADGKVAVGQDDLTVVLNEEGVCTQKCALNWTDIPIAMEHQPPYIIAVLPRYVEIRTFEPRLLVQSVELQRPRFITSAGQNIVYVASNHFVWRLVPVSIASQIRQLLQDKQFELALQLAKMKDDSDGDKKQQIHHIQNLYAFNLFCQKRFDDSMQVFAKLGTDPTHVIGLYPDLLPSDYRKQLHYPNPLPTLSGAELEKAHLALIDYLTQKRSHLVKQLNDSDPSTTSPLMEGTPTIKSRKKLLQIIDTTLLKCYLHTNVALVSPLLRLENNHCHIEESEYVLKKAHKYSELIILYEKKGLHQKALQVLLDQSTKANSPLKGHERTVEYLQRLGAENLGIIFEFSPWVLKICPEDGLKIFTEDLTEVETLPRDKVLNFLKEGFTELAIPYLEHIIYVWDDKGPEFHNVLIQLYLERVQVLMKEYLSSLPEGVPAVAAGKEEGKLGEFRNKLLSFLDISTSYEPGRLISNFPFDGLLEERALLLGRMGKHEQALFIYVHILKDTHMAEEYCHRHYNSLLEGNKDVYLSLLRMYLSPPDAHCLGPIKMELSGPQANLQAALQVLELHHSKLNTTKAINLLPANTQIREIRVFLESVLEEKAQRKRCNQVLKSLLQAEFLRVQEERIFHQQVKCVITEEKTCRVCKKKIGNSAFARYPNGVVVHYFCCKDRNVCPTEQ; this is encoded by the exons ATGCATGATGCGTATGAACCAGTGCCTATTTTGGAAAAGCTTCCTCTTCAGATTGACTGCCTTGCGGCCTGGG AGGACTGGCTGCTTGTGGGAACAAAACCAGGGCATCTCCTTCTCTACCGAATAAAGAAAGATGCAG GCACCAACCGGTTCGAGGTGACACTGGAAAAATCCAATAAGAACTTCTCAAAGAAGATTCAGCAG CTTTATGTTGTCTCACAGTACAAAATTCTTGTCAGTCTTCTGG AGAACAACATCCATGTCCATGACCTCCTGACCTTCCAGCAGATCACTGTGGTGTCCAAAGCCAAAGGAGCCACACTCTTTGCATGTGACCTACAG caaacTGTCTCCGGAGAGGAACGGTTGAGAATGTGTGTCGCAGTCAAGAAGAAACTCCAGCTGTATTACTGGAAGGATAGAGAGTTCCACGAGCTGCAG GGGGACTTTGCTGCACCAGATATTCCAAAGTCCATGGCTTGGTGTGAAAACTCCATATGTGTTGGTTTCAAACGAGACTATTACCTTATTCGG ATGGATGGCCGTGGCTCCATCAAGGAGCTCTTCCCCACTGGGAAACAGTTAGAGCCTCTTGTTGCCCCACTGGCTGATGGGAAGGTGGCTGTTGGGCAGGATGACCTAACTGTGGTCCTAAATGAAGAGGGTGTTTGCACCCAGAAGTGTGCCCTGAACTGGACAGACATCCCTATAGCAATGG AGCATCAGCCTCCATACATCATTGCTGTCCTCCCTCGGTACGTGGAGATCCGGACCTTTGAGCCCAGGCTGCTGGTCCAGagtgtggagctgcagagacCTCGCTTCATCACCTCAGCAGG GCAAAATATTGTGTATGTTGCCAGCAACCACTTTGTGTGGCGCCTGGTGCCTGTGTCAATAGCCAGCCAGATCCGGCAGCTTCTTCAGGACAAGCAGTTTGAGCTGGCCCTTCAGCTGGCG aaGATGAAGGATGATTCAGACGGTGATAAGAAGCAGCAGATACATCACATCCAGAATCTATATGCCTTCAACCTGTTTTGCCAGAAGAGATTTGATGACTCCATGCAGGTGTTTGCCAAACTCGGCACAG ATCCCACCCACGTGATTGGACTGTACCCAGACCTGCTCCCGTCAGACTACCGCAAACAGCTCCACTATCCCAACCCTCTGCCTACACTGTCCGGGGCAGAGCTGGAGAAGGCTCATCTCGCTCTCATTGATTACCTCACCCAG AAACGCAGCCACCTGGTGAAACAGCTGAATGACTCTGACCCTTCCACAACATCTCCACTAATGGAGGGCACGCCGACTATTAAAAGCCGCAAAAAACTCCTGCAGATCATTGATACCACCCTGCTGAAATGTTACCTGCAT ACCAATGTGGCCCTGGTGTCCCCCCTCCTTCGTCTGGAGAACAACCACTGCCACATCGAGGAGAGCGAGTACGTCCTCAAAAAGGCTCACAAGTACAGCGAGCTCATTATTCTTTATGAGAAGAAGGGACTGCACCAGAAAG CTCTGCAGGTGCTGCTGGACCAATCCACCAAGGCCAACTCTCCGCTGAAGGGCCACGAGCGAACCGTGGAGTACCTCCAAAGACTGG GAGCCGAGAATCTGGGCATAATCTTTGAGTTTTCTCCCTGGGTGCTGAAGATCTGTCCTGAGGATGGCCTGAAG ATATTCACTGAGGACCTGACAGAGGTGGAGACTCTGCCCCGAGACAAGGTGCTGAATTTCCTGAAGGAGGGCTTTACGGAGCTCGCCATCCCATATTTGGAGCACATCATCTACGTGTGGGACGACAAAGGGCCGGAGTTTCACAATGTGCTGATCCAGCTCTACCTGGAGAGGGTTCAGGTCCTCATGAAAGAGTACCTCAGCTCGCTGCCAGAAG GGGTTCCAGCTGTTGCTGCagggaaggaggaaggcaaactGGGAGAGTTCAGGAACAAGTTGCTGTCTTTCCTGGACATTTCCACCAGCTACGAACCAGGCAGACTCATCAGCAACTTTCCCTTTGACG GTCTGCTGGAGGAACGGGCTCTTCTTCTGGGCCGGATGGGTAAACATGAGCAGGCGCTCTTCATCTACGTGCACATCCTGAAGGACACCCACATGGCCGAAGA ATACTGTCACCGGCACTACAACAGTTTACTTGAGGGGAATAAAGAC GTTTATCTGTCTTTGCTTCGAATGTACCTGTCACCCCCTGACGCCCACTGCCTGGGGCCCATTAAGATGGAGCTGTCAGGCCCTCAGGCCAACCTCCAGGCAGCCCTGCAGGTCCTGGAGCTGCACCACAGCAAGCTCAACACCACCAAG GCCATCAACCTGCTCCCAGCAAACACTCAGATCCGAGAGATCCGGGTTTTCCTGGAGAGCGTCCTGGAGGAGAAGGCCCAGAGGAAACGCTGTAACCAGGTGCTGAAGAGTCTGCTGCAGGCCGAGTTCCTCAGG gtgcagGAGGAGAGAATCTTCCACCAGCAGGTTAAATGTGTCATTACAGAGGAAAAGACCTGCAGAGTTTGCAAAAAGAAAATAGGAAACAG cgCATTTGCCAGGTATCCCAACGGTGTGGTGGTTCATTACTTCTGCTGCAAGGACCGCAACGTGTGTCCCACTGAGCAGTAA
- the vps39 gene encoding vam6/Vps39-like protein isoform X2, with the protein MHDAYEPVPILEKLPLQIDCLAAWEDWLLVGTKPGHLLLYRIKKDAGTNRFEVTLEKSNKNFSKKIQQLYVVSQYKILVSLLENNIHVHDLLTFQQITVVSKAKGATLFACDLQQTVSGEERLRMCVAVKKKLQLYYWKDREFHELQGDFAAPDIPKSMAWCENSICVGFKRDYYLIRMDGRGSIKELFPTGKQLEPLVAPLADGKVAVGQDDLTVVLNEEGVCTQKCALNWTDIPIAMEHQPPYIIAVLPRYVEIRTFEPRLLVQSVELQRPRFITSAGQNIVYVASNHFVWRLVPVSIASQIRQLLQDKQFELALQLAMKDDSDGDKKQQIHHIQNLYAFNLFCQKRFDDSMQVFAKLGTDPTHVIGLYPDLLPSDYRKQLHYPNPLPTLSGAELEKAHLALIDYLTQKRSHLVKQLNDSDPSTTSPLMEGTPTIKSRKKLLQIIDTTLLKCYLHTNVALVSPLLRLENNHCHIEESEYVLKKAHKYSELIILYEKKGLHQKALQVLLDQSTKANSPLKGHERTVEYLQRLGAENLGIIFEFSPWVLKICPEDGLKIFTEDLTEVETLPRDKVLNFLKEGFTELAIPYLEHIIYVWDDKGPEFHNVLIQLYLERVQVLMKEYLSSLPEGVPAVAAGKEEGKLGEFRNKLLSFLDISTSYEPGRLISNFPFDGLLEERALLLGRMGKHEQALFIYVHILKDTHMAEEYCHRHYNSLLEGNKDVYLSLLRMYLSPPDAHCLGPIKMELSGPQANLQAALQVLELHHSKLNTTKAINLLPANTQIREIRVFLESVLEEKAQRKRCNQVLKSLLQAEFLRVQEERIFHQQVKCVITEEKTCRVCKKKIGNSAFARYPNGVVVHYFCCKDRNVCPTEQ; encoded by the exons ATGCATGATGCGTATGAACCAGTGCCTATTTTGGAAAAGCTTCCTCTTCAGATTGACTGCCTTGCGGCCTGGG AGGACTGGCTGCTTGTGGGAACAAAACCAGGGCATCTCCTTCTCTACCGAATAAAGAAAGATGCAG GCACCAACCGGTTCGAGGTGACACTGGAAAAATCCAATAAGAACTTCTCAAAGAAGATTCAGCAG CTTTATGTTGTCTCACAGTACAAAATTCTTGTCAGTCTTCTGG AGAACAACATCCATGTCCATGACCTCCTGACCTTCCAGCAGATCACTGTGGTGTCCAAAGCCAAAGGAGCCACACTCTTTGCATGTGACCTACAG caaacTGTCTCCGGAGAGGAACGGTTGAGAATGTGTGTCGCAGTCAAGAAGAAACTCCAGCTGTATTACTGGAAGGATAGAGAGTTCCACGAGCTGCAG GGGGACTTTGCTGCACCAGATATTCCAAAGTCCATGGCTTGGTGTGAAAACTCCATATGTGTTGGTTTCAAACGAGACTATTACCTTATTCGG ATGGATGGCCGTGGCTCCATCAAGGAGCTCTTCCCCACTGGGAAACAGTTAGAGCCTCTTGTTGCCCCACTGGCTGATGGGAAGGTGGCTGTTGGGCAGGATGACCTAACTGTGGTCCTAAATGAAGAGGGTGTTTGCACCCAGAAGTGTGCCCTGAACTGGACAGACATCCCTATAGCAATGG AGCATCAGCCTCCATACATCATTGCTGTCCTCCCTCGGTACGTGGAGATCCGGACCTTTGAGCCCAGGCTGCTGGTCCAGagtgtggagctgcagagacCTCGCTTCATCACCTCAGCAGG GCAAAATATTGTGTATGTTGCCAGCAACCACTTTGTGTGGCGCCTGGTGCCTGTGTCAATAGCCAGCCAGATCCGGCAGCTTCTTCAGGACAAGCAGTTTGAGCTGGCCCTTCAGCTGGCG ATGAAGGATGATTCAGACGGTGATAAGAAGCAGCAGATACATCACATCCAGAATCTATATGCCTTCAACCTGTTTTGCCAGAAGAGATTTGATGACTCCATGCAGGTGTTTGCCAAACTCGGCACAG ATCCCACCCACGTGATTGGACTGTACCCAGACCTGCTCCCGTCAGACTACCGCAAACAGCTCCACTATCCCAACCCTCTGCCTACACTGTCCGGGGCAGAGCTGGAGAAGGCTCATCTCGCTCTCATTGATTACCTCACCCAG AAACGCAGCCACCTGGTGAAACAGCTGAATGACTCTGACCCTTCCACAACATCTCCACTAATGGAGGGCACGCCGACTATTAAAAGCCGCAAAAAACTCCTGCAGATCATTGATACCACCCTGCTGAAATGTTACCTGCAT ACCAATGTGGCCCTGGTGTCCCCCCTCCTTCGTCTGGAGAACAACCACTGCCACATCGAGGAGAGCGAGTACGTCCTCAAAAAGGCTCACAAGTACAGCGAGCTCATTATTCTTTATGAGAAGAAGGGACTGCACCAGAAAG CTCTGCAGGTGCTGCTGGACCAATCCACCAAGGCCAACTCTCCGCTGAAGGGCCACGAGCGAACCGTGGAGTACCTCCAAAGACTGG GAGCCGAGAATCTGGGCATAATCTTTGAGTTTTCTCCCTGGGTGCTGAAGATCTGTCCTGAGGATGGCCTGAAG ATATTCACTGAGGACCTGACAGAGGTGGAGACTCTGCCCCGAGACAAGGTGCTGAATTTCCTGAAGGAGGGCTTTACGGAGCTCGCCATCCCATATTTGGAGCACATCATCTACGTGTGGGACGACAAAGGGCCGGAGTTTCACAATGTGCTGATCCAGCTCTACCTGGAGAGGGTTCAGGTCCTCATGAAAGAGTACCTCAGCTCGCTGCCAGAAG GGGTTCCAGCTGTTGCTGCagggaaggaggaaggcaaactGGGAGAGTTCAGGAACAAGTTGCTGTCTTTCCTGGACATTTCCACCAGCTACGAACCAGGCAGACTCATCAGCAACTTTCCCTTTGACG GTCTGCTGGAGGAACGGGCTCTTCTTCTGGGCCGGATGGGTAAACATGAGCAGGCGCTCTTCATCTACGTGCACATCCTGAAGGACACCCACATGGCCGAAGA ATACTGTCACCGGCACTACAACAGTTTACTTGAGGGGAATAAAGAC GTTTATCTGTCTTTGCTTCGAATGTACCTGTCACCCCCTGACGCCCACTGCCTGGGGCCCATTAAGATGGAGCTGTCAGGCCCTCAGGCCAACCTCCAGGCAGCCCTGCAGGTCCTGGAGCTGCACCACAGCAAGCTCAACACCACCAAG GCCATCAACCTGCTCCCAGCAAACACTCAGATCCGAGAGATCCGGGTTTTCCTGGAGAGCGTCCTGGAGGAGAAGGCCCAGAGGAAACGCTGTAACCAGGTGCTGAAGAGTCTGCTGCAGGCCGAGTTCCTCAGG gtgcagGAGGAGAGAATCTTCCACCAGCAGGTTAAATGTGTCATTACAGAGGAAAAGACCTGCAGAGTTTGCAAAAAGAAAATAGGAAACAG cgCATTTGCCAGGTATCCCAACGGTGTGGTGGTTCATTACTTCTGCTGCAAGGACCGCAACGTGTGTCCCACTGAGCAGTAA